The Phragmites australis chromosome 1, lpPhrAust1.1, whole genome shotgun sequence genomic interval GGTCAGGACGAGGGCGCCTTTGCCAAATGACTACCATATCCTCAATAGCATGTAGgtaattttaataaaatataataattataaaaatatataagtaCGTGACGATcgaattaaatttatactacaTTCTACCTATAAATAGTATAAAGCAcactaaaaaaaactcaatttcTTTATACAGATGTAGGAGGAGCCAGAGACAAGCATGGCTTGCTGTCTTTTGAAAGACTATCACAGAAAATATCTTCACCAAACATGGTTGAAAGTTTAGCAATAAACTTTACGTTTAATGTTTCTCTATCTTATAATAATTATTGGCTACGTCTATCTCCGATTAGTCCGATTAGGATATTATTCGTTTCATTGGGCTCTATGTTGATGTGACAACAGTCGGTGCATTTCTCATCTCTGGTACACACATGGATCTTTACTTGGTGTTAAGTCTGAGCGGCCATACTCTTGTGACCTACAACCAGCTCTCAAACTAGGCCAGTGCTCCTCCGGGGAGGGCTTCAACGCTGAACCGTTCATGCAGAGATCGCGTGCTCTAGTTGGACGCCAATCCATGTGACTACCTCACAGAGGGAAAGGCGAAGGCCACGATGATCTCCCTCTCCGTTTTGGTTGCCAAACTTGCCATTGAGACGTTCAACTCTCTAAATGCACTATCTGAAGATACCAGCCTACTGACAATGCCTCCTTGGGTCATCCTGGTGATGACAGTGTCATTTGGCACTTCAAAAAAACTCCAGTCCAATCTATGAGGAATGGGACACCTAAATTCGTGTCAAAGAATACTTAAACTTGGCTGATCTGTACGTACATTCATACCCTCAACTAACTAAGTTAGACTCAGTTCGTAATATACACTTCTTAATCCTATACATTCCATTGTTTGCATCGGCTTTCGGTATTGTGACCCCGAGCTTCAACTAGTGGCTGCTGGTCTTGGTCGTGGCGTTTCCGGTGATTATAACATCTAGGAAGCTTAAAGCCTATTGAAACTTCCCCTGAACTCTGAATATGTGCTTAAACGGGTGAAGGTAGACACAAATGAGTTGACAGTCTGACAGGAACATCAGGCCAGCAACGCCATGCTCACAGCACGCGACTCTAACAGAAAAGCGTACGGTCTCACTAGTGGCGTTGCCTGGACCCTCGGAGCGATCGGGAGCCTGCGGCAGCTTCAATGaatcaatgccatgctcaaccACAGGAAGAAGAAACCGAACAGGTCGATCGAGAGGGACCGAGCCCGGCTCAGCTTTGACGCCCGCGCGAGTCGTCCTTGAAGGACACGTCCTCCATGTCAAGCTGACGCCTGATGGAGAACAGCACCGGCGGCGATAGGGAGGAGGCGAAGAGCTGCGCGCCTGCACCTCCGCGTGGGCTGGCATGCGGCCGTGCGGGAAGCTTTAACGAGTGCAAGCGGCCGAGCCGACCGGCGGTAGGGGCCAGGTGAGTGGCAGGCAGATTACTGGGTTTTGGATGGTTTGGGTGGATGAAGCAGACACGCGCTGCCTGTTTGGCGCGTTTTCCTTCAACGTTCGTGTTTGCTGGGCTGCCGCGGGCTCAGCAATAAGGCGGCGTGGCACGTAGCCCGTAGGGCAACCGAACAAAACGAGGAAGGCCTCAaaatagggatgaaaacggaacgggaAAATCCCGTCCCGTCCCGGTGCCGTATCCCGATTATTCCCTCTCGTTTTCGTTTTTTCGGGATTTATTCGGAAACGGGATGAAAACGGTATAGGTCGTGCGAAAACGGTACCGAAAACGGTTTGATATATTTTCGTCCGTTTTGTTATTTTCCCGTTTTTATTCGGGATATTACCGTTTTTGTCCCGTTTTTTCTTCGCGGGATAAGGCCTGAATACATGAAGGCCCATCTACTTTTATTATCCATCGTAGCCCACGAAGGCCCATGCTGTCATCCACTCATCCAGGGTTCGGGTTTCCAGCGCCACAGCGCCAGCGGCCAGCTCCCAATCCCAGGCTCCCAGCCGCCAGCCGCCGCCCGCCAGACGCCAGCCACGCCGCCCGCTCGGCCGCTCGCCCGCTCCACGGCTCCACGCTCCAGCATTCAGCGGCTCAGTGCACCTGCGCACAGCGGCACATCGCACGCGGCACGCCTCCACGGCTCCACCTGCGCGGCTGCGCACGCGGCAGTCGGCACGCCTCCACTGCGCCTGCGCGTCTGCTGCTGTGCGTGCTCCTTCCGCTCCAATCGCCAGGCCGCCAGTACCCAACCGGTGGCTGCCACGCCGGTGCCTGCCACGCCGGTGCCTGCCACGCCGCCGGTGCCTGCCACGCCGCCCGCTCCAGCGCACCTGCGCTGCTGCGCACGCCTCCGGCCTCCACTGCAGGGTAGCAGCGCCCGACAGAAGCAATTGCTGCCCGCTCCAGCGTGAAATGATGCTTGCACTCCATTGAATCAAGTTGAGACAGCGGGGATtttgagaaaattgcaatgGTATTTCTATGTCAGACAGGATTTTGTTAGCCATGTAATCTTACATTTGCACTTGCATTTTGTTTGTCCAGAGCTAGTAGCAAGTGAGCTTTGTGAAGTGAGTGGCAGCGCGATGCTACCAACTGGAGAAACCCCTTCTAGCTCGAGGCCACCAGAGAAGTATCTTGGTTTAGGTCGCTTGCTCTtagaggcgccgccgccgcctacaGTCAATGCTAAGACCGACAGCTCTACTGCAGGTAAATCTGTGATGACTATCAATCATAGCAATATATCTCTTTATTGTGATGAAAATGAAATGTTGCGATATTGACTGTCATTGTgaagaaaataaatattaggAAGTGTGCTAGTCACTGTGATGAAAATAAAATGATGATTTTAGAAAGTGTTCATTCGAATTTCCCATGACAATGATATAATGTCATGTGttcatttatttgtgtttttattCAAGAATCTGTTGTAATATCTAGCACGGGAATAAGACATTACTCATTATTGGTTCTTGTATTATTGATTCTTGTCAGGACCAAAGAGAAAGGCAAACGAAGTTCAAAGTGTTAGCTCGAGTGTACATCTTGGTGTGTCAGCATCATCTACAACACCTGCAGTTGAGAGGGTTTCTATTGGGACCGATGGCAGTGGCACACATACACAAGAGCAGGGTGATGATGTAGCTCCAAATCCTGATGTCGTTATTGTTGATGATAGAGCAGAATCTCAGACAACTACAAAGCGGCAGAAGAAGTGCACATCTGATGTCTGGCAGTACTTTACCAAGAAAACAGATATAGTAGAGGTGAATGGGAAGAAGTATGAGCAGTGCTGGGGATATTGCAACTTTCCAAATTGCAAGTCCAAATATAGGGCTGAGAGCTATCATGGAACATCCGGATTTCAGAACCATTTGAAGTCAGCTCATAGTATAGTAAAAGGGCAGCAACAACTCAAAGTGGAAAAGGATCATGGAAAAGACATTACTTTTGTTGAGCCTTACAGGTATGATCAGGAAGCTAGTCTCAAGAAATTGTATTTGgcaataatcatgcatgagtaTCCTTTCAATATAGTTGAGCATGATTACTTTGTTGAGTTTATTAAATCATTGCGCCCTAACTTTCCAATCAAGTCTCGTGTTACTGCTAGAAAGAAAATCATGGACATATATTTGGAAGAAAAGGATAAATTGTATGCACAATTTAAAAATGTTCATTGCCGCTTTAGTGCAACCATGGACATGTGGACATCATGTCAAAACAAATCATACATGTGTGTCACCATTCATTGGATAGATGATGATTGGCATATTCAGAAGAGAATTACGGGTTTCTTTCATGTAGAAGGACGACATACTGGTAAGAAGTTGGCACAGACCTTCTCTGAACTTATGGTCAAGtggtacattgagaagaaattgtttgcATTAACTTTGGACAATGCTAGTGCAAATGAAGTGGCAGTTAACGACATAATTACTGATCTCAaggatgttcatgcttctttagtttgtgatggtatattttttcatgtgagatgtgcCTGCCACATACTCAATTTGGTTGCTAGAGATGGTCTAAGtgtaattgcaaaaataattgaGAAGATTAAAGCACTTGTACTAGCTGTAAAGGGCTCTCCGTTGCAGTGGGAGGAACTCATAAAGTGTGCCACTGAGTGTGGGTTGGATACAACGAAGGGTCTCTCACTTGATGTTTCAACTAGGTGGAATTCAATCTATCTGATGCTGAGTGATGCCTTGTACTACAAGCCTGCTTTTGTGAGGCTTAAGTGAAATGGCAACTGCTATGGATACAAAGTTTGAGAAATATTGGAACAAGTCTAGTACTGCTCTTGCAGTGGCATGCTTCCTTGATcctaggtaaaaaaaaaagcttgtaGAATTTTACATGAGAAAGTTCTATGGTGGTTTGTATCAAGTTCACCTTGAAGAGTTTGTTAGTGTTGTAAAGAAGGTGTATCAATTTTACGCTAGTTCTGCACCTATATCATCAAAAGGAAAGAGTAATGTGAATGAACCTACAAACCCAGTAGATGAGCTCATGGGAAATAGAAATGATGAACTAGAaagcttcttatatgatgattgTGGCCCTGATAGAGATGGCCTAAGTGAGTTGGACAAATACATGGCAGAGCCACTTTTGAAGCAGAGCCAATTTGACATTTTAGCATATTGGAAGAACCATACAGAAGATTATCCTATTCTTTCACAAATTGCCCATGATATGATGGCCATACAAGTGTCAACGGTTGCTTCAGAGTCTGCCTTTAGTGCTGGTGGCCGTGTCATTGATCCTTATCGCAGCCGTCTTGATCCTGAGATGGTACAAGCATTAATTTGCACCAAAGATTGGGTAGCTGCAGGAAGAAAAGGTGATAATTTAAATAGTTTGCCATTTATAATTATGCATTAATTAGTTATTTTCTTTGTCATTGCATATGATGTATGtgtctttgtttgattttttagatTCCAAGAAATTTTCTTCCATTGTGGATGATCTCGAGGTTCTAGAGACCATTTCTAATAAACTGATGCATGAGGTACTTACCATACTTATGCTATCCTCTCATGGTACAAGGCTGGAGGTGCATATTGATACATAGATGTCCGAAGCTGATCACACACTCGCTCTCTAgctatgctctttttttttgttcttcatgTACAGCCTGACTAACATGTCCttttttcatgcattgtaaaattacaggagaaagaagaagaaatagcaaGTGATCCAGATGTGATGAATGATTATGAGCAGCTGTAGGCCGAGAGTGATTGAAgaatgtttatgttcatgtttTATTGTCCTATTATTGTCATATGTTGACGTTGTGGTGGACTAGTGGTTCGATGTTATTATGTTAAGACTTTATATGGTTGTATGGATATTTGTACTATCGTTCACTTATATATCTATTTGAGACTTATTGTTTGTGTGGttaaatatatacatgtcaTCGTTATGTTATATCACATGTTATCTCACTAAGCATGGATGATGTATTTATTGTAGtcatgttaaacttatacatgttgacacATCTTGATGGTTTTGTGGGTTTTTGTTTTCGTTGTGTTTTtcgaatcccgaccgataccgccatttttCCTATCGGATTAGTTCGTTTTCGACCATCCGATTATGTCCCGACCGTTTCCGTTCCCGTCTATCCCGTTTTCGTTTTCGTTcggctgagaaaatgtgaaaacgaaaatggttagagggttttcccgaccgttcccgtccgttttcatccctacctcAAAAGGTCAACATGGCGACGGAGGTTACGAAGCCCAGACTTCTCCAGCCGCTGTGGTCAGAGCAGCACCGCTAAACCCAAATCAGCAAACGAAATCGTCTCACCGGTCGATGCAACGCATCTGTTTCGGAAGCAGAGAAGCAGAAGCACCCAAGAACCACATTACACTGCAGAGATGGTGATCGTTGAAGGCTAAGTTCGACGCGAGCTTCCTGCGTTTTCTGTTCCTCGTGAAATTCTTGTGCCCGAAACTGGCTTGAAAGTGTGCACATGGAGTATCCCGTTATTTTTTTAGGCCTGAGTATCCCGTTGTTTAGCCTGTCCTGTACTGCGTACCAGATTCGAATGAAAAAAGTCGCTGCAAAAGACGATGCAAACACAATAGAATGTTGACGAGTATATTGTGCCGGTCCTGAGACAATCTGGAGCATCTCCTTTGTCAGTCTGCTCCACATCGGTCCTCTCACATGTTCAGACTCAAGTATCATGAGTATCTGAAATTCACTTTCTGAAAGCCCAGCTAAGAATGGAAACCCCACAACACCCAGATTAATGCACTATCGGGATATCAATTGTCAACAATCAAGATACACAATGTTGCGAAGACCTGATGTTTGCAAATGTTGTGAAGACCGAATGTTCCAACAAATCAAAACAATGTTTGCAACAAAATTTCCATGTTTCCAACATTTAGCCCATTTTCACTAGATATGTCCCCTTACCTGAAAGCCAACAGCTTACACGAAGGTTAAATCTGATAATCACCTCATAACTTTGTTCAGAACAAGAAACATAATTCAGAGAAGGAACCCGAGCAAAGAAACAGGATAGCTCACATATGGCCTGCTATTTCCAGGGTGAGAGCACAGATGACTAACATGAGTTACAGTATGCATCAAGAAGCGTGCTGAGTTGCTGACAAGATGCCTCTCCGGGCCTATTGTCACTTACCGGTGATTTCAATATGTGGATGTCTATAGGTGGTCATTTGGTACTGGTGGGAGAATGGTAcagctttgtttctccttcgttAACTTTGGTCACAATAGTCAATCTAAAAAGCAAAGTAGCAAGGCTAACGTAAAAGTGTAGATATTTTCCTTTATGCTCCACAGGAGTTATACTCAAGGAATGAATCTCATAGGTGAGGACCGAAGGACAAAAGTAGTGACAAAGCCCAACGGCGAGTACGTAACAACGAAGGAATGTGATGTGACACAAAGGACGAATGGTACAACAAAAACCTAAAGCCGAAGAGATGCGACATAAGGATCTTCGGCGATGAAGCGGAGTCTTATCTAAAAAGAAGCCTACAAGTTAACCAAAACCTAGCCAGGAGGTTGCCAGAGGAAGATCACTAGCAGCTCTGGCGAAGGGCTCGGCATGGATCCCTCTGTGACACGTGTTAGGATTAGGCTGCATAAGGTACCATATGCGCACAATGACTATAATAGTCTAGGAATATTCCGAGATATTCCTAGTGTCTGACTATAATACTCTAGAAATATTCCGAGATATTCCTAGTGTCAAGGAATATCCATgtgaataataaataaaaatataatgatCAAAAGAGTGGTTAAAATATACCTATAAATACCTCTACTGTCCGGTGTAATAGAGAAGGAACAATTATTACACAACAGTTACAAGGGTTGCGATCACATCTCAACAGGTACCCAGTCATATATAAGAATCTTAACAGCTGGATAGCAGTGCAAGAACAAGAACGCCACCTTAGCATAGTTGTATCCCCTTCCACGTCACTAATTGTCAATAACGATCAGAACCTGCCTCCAGAAAAGAAATGGCTTCTCGTCATTTGAATTCCGGAACCAAGAAAGTTTATCAATGCTGTCCCATAGCAAGAAAATCCTCTGCTCATAACAGAAACAGAACAATGAAAAAGCAAGAAGAAGCGAAGTTGAGACTAGGCAAAATGACAACAGCTATTAAATTCCCCTAGTTTGCAACACAAGCAATCCAGTTATCAGAAGTCCCACTGGCAGCTTCTGAAGCTAAAAGATGGGGGTAGAAAAGAAGATTTCCCACAACGCATAGACAAATATAAGCTAAACCCTGAATCTGTATAGTATGATCAACAACACATCTAGGAGAAATTGAACCAAAGATGGCTGTATTCCCATGATATTTAGCATCCCTCATAATTCTCTAGAGCTCAAACTCCTCCTCACGGAGCGCCAGCTCTGCAGCTTCCTCTTCATTGTCGTCGAGTGCAAAGTACTGGTTCCTCTCAGCTGGCCTGAACATGTAGAACATGAACAAGTAGAATGCCATGGTGGCCACCTCCTCAGCCGCAACACTCACCCATCTGTACTTGTAGTTGGTGATTGTCTTGAGCGCATACACAATGATCCTAGTGAAGTACAAGTATCCAATCACGACGACATAGAACTGGCGGAAAAGCGTGAGCTTGGCGAGGGTTCGGGCCGCCTTGCCATCAGTCTTGGATGACTCCCGCAGAGAACGCATCGACCAAACAACTGGGAAGAGCACGGCGCAGCAGCAAGCAACATCAACAAACAAGAAGATCTGGTTCCATGTTACCCATCCCTGCAAGAATGGCCCGGTCTCACCAACCACAGCAGCAGCAATGTTAGCTCCAACCTGCAACGGGATCACCACCATGAGCACTTTCTTCTCCTTGTCCTGCAGGAACGGCTTCAAGAATGACCACCCGGTCCCAATCAGTGCAATCACAGCGAACAACATCACACCCTTCACAAGCTGGAACAGGTAGAACATCACATCCCATCCGTGCGATGTCCCGGCGGTGCGGATGTAATGTTGGTTCTCGGCTGCCGAGATGCAGTAGAGCATACGCGCGACAAGCAGGCCGGACATGAGGTGGTGAATGCGGTGCACGGATAGGCGGTTGCGGTAGAGGGTGATGTAGAGCCAGCCGGCCAAGAACACGACGTAGCAGACGGCGAAGAAGGCGTAGATCGCCGGGACTGGGGCCTGACCAACGGAGAGGTAGTCCTTGGTGCCGTCTGGGTTGGTGTTGTACATGTCGGTGCGGACCTCCATGGTGACAGTGGTCTCGGGCGCGCAGTTGGCGAAGAAGAGGATGTACTCGTCGGGGTGGCTGATGAGGAAGGTCTTGTTGTAGTGATCTCTGCCGTCGAGCTCGGCGAAGGTGAAGAGCAGCGTGACGTAGGGGCTGGAGAGGACGCATTCCGGGGAGGACTCGGGGTTGGGGTTCAGATCCTTGGGCGCCGGCTGCTGGTAGATGGCTTCGAAGAGCGCCTCATCGGAAAGGAGGAAGAAACCGAGCTGCGCCGGGTCTGGCTTGGCGCGCGAGGAGGCGGCCTTGACGCCGGAGACGGAGATGGACACCGAGCCGTGGTGGGAGAAGCCGAACTTCTCGAAGAGGATGGAGGGGCGGAAGTCGTCCTTGAAGGACTCCTGCTTGATCTCCGCCGCCGCTGGAGGGAGGAAGAccccggcgacggcgaggaggaggaggagggcgcggGCGACGGGGAGGCCCATCGCGCCGAGATCTGGGAGCGAGCGAAGGGGCCTCGGAGCGGAGGTGCGCGAATTGGTCGAACGGACGGATCGGGGTGGAGACTTCTCTCTTTTCTGAGGGCCTTTGGCAGGTGGGGTAATGGGTCCATGCGGCGTCGGATCCGCTTCGAGATTAGCGACGCCGTGGTGGGGAGACTTTGACCGGGGAAGCAGGGAAGCAACGCGGGGGTTTCGTGTCGGTCTGAGCATTGGGCGTTGGATCGTGATCGGCCGGTACgttttgtttttcaaaagaTTTTGTTTCTAAAATTTTATACCTCATaatatttagaattatttttttaagagccAGTTCtttaaaatttctctctatgTGAGCAAAATTTCTCTCTACATCAGCTTCATTTATATCCTCATCTACTTCTTTTCTCTTTGCATTCTACAGTAGTAAGAGCTATCTACTATCTACAACCATTAAAGTTACCCTTAGAGATGattatgaaaaaattagatttttttttcttaaatgcaGTAGTACACGTGTTTAAATGTAGTATAAGATGTTGAGAAttacataaattttttttactgttTTGGGTCTTTTCCCCAGGTTCTCTTGGTGGGCCATTCGCCTGTGTGTGGCCCAAGCCCACTTGGTGGTCTCACGGGGGCAGCATCAGGGTAGCTAGGGCTCACGGCTGGGAAAATCACATGAAAGGGAGAGTGGGGCGAGCGGCGGCGCATGGGAGGTAGTGGCGCAACCGTCCTCTGCTTCCTTTGGGTGCGTGGGAGATTGGATGGCGTCGTTGTCGCCTATATGATGGAGGTCGACTCCTTCTCTCTcggtgtgcaaaaaaaaaagtttgttgCCGAGGCTCGTCCGCACGCGGGGACGCGgtgcggtgaagccttgtatcTCTGTCTTCCTCACCGGCAACAATGGTGGCTAATATCATTTCTGGGAGAGCGGCAAAAGTGTCGTGCATTGCCTCGGTTCTCAGTGCATTTGAGATGCTCTATGTGAGTATTGCCCTTTATGTGATCTGGACATCAGGTACTTATACATGTTGCTCGATGATATGTTTAAATTCTGAAATTGAGTGTATTTGCTGAGTATACTAGCACATACCTATAAATTCCCATGTTGCTTGGTTGAATCTTGTGGTATCTGTAGGCTAGACAACGAGTGTTACTGGTTGAAACACCTTATGATACTCTTGTTGAGTTGGGTCACCAACCTATTGTTGGTTAGCATTATCTTTGATCTAGTGCTACAATGATATCCAAGTATTTTTCGCATATCTACTCTAGATGGATTGATAGCTCAAGTTGCTTTCACTGTCTTTGCAATTTATAGTTCTATTTCATCTTTGCGACGGTATTGCTCCTCTGTGCCGATTCTGTATTCTTGGCATTGCACTGCAGCGCTGGTGCTAATAAGCCTCTAGAACTTGAGAATAAGTACAGGTTATTTTGCTAGTTGAGATCTTAGGAACACTATCCAATTGATGATGTTCTTGCTAGGACAATTATTGAGCAAGACCATAAAAGTcctagggccaattgttataaTATATTTGAGAGCACAATTATTCAATTTATTTACCTATTATCCTGCACTTGGAATATACATGATGATGGATACAGATGGTCGTGTTTTCCTATTGTTTCATTCAAAGGTCATGTATATTTGGATTTGTAAGTTATGAtcttgtttatatatatatggaataaTATCAATGCTCTTATTATCGTATTTTTTACAACAATATAGAAATCTTATTGCTTCTGAGATGGCT includes:
- the LOC133924040 gene encoding protein CANDIDATE G-PROTEIN COUPLED RECEPTOR 7-like yields the protein MGLPVARALLLLLAVAGVFLPPAAAEIKQESFKDDFRPSILFEKFGFSHHGSVSISVSGVKAASSRAKPDPAQLGFFLLSDEALFEAIYQQPAPKDLNPNPESSPECVLSSPYVTLLFTFAELDGRDHYNKTFLISHPDEYILFFANCAPETTVTMEVRTDMYNTNPDGTKDYLSVGQAPVPAIYAFFAVCYVVFLAGWLYITLYRNRLSVHRIHHLMSGLLVARMLYCISAAENQHYIRTAGTSHGWDVMFYLFQLVKGVMLFAVIALIGTGWSFLKPFLQDKEKKVLMVVIPLQVGANIAAAVVGETGPFLQGWVTWNQIFLFVDVACCCAVLFPVVWSMRSLRESSKTDGKAARTLAKLTLFRQFYVVVIGYLYFTRIIVYALKTITNYKYRWVSVAAEEVATMAFYLFMFYMFRPAERNQYFALDDNEEEAAELALREEEFEL